Proteins from a genomic interval of Stigmatopora nigra isolate UIUO_SnigA chromosome 19, RoL_Snig_1.1, whole genome shotgun sequence:
- the LOC144212191 gene encoding pleckstrin homology-like domain family B member 2 isoform X5 has translation MLPQRAAVGTLRYNSDCVKMEPNGSGSMGGPLLRASRSKAELQELMETLQRRKSALEASLRAAECNRKYFNMPSSGGAQSKRPLSVLGNAEHQASPSRTFSYMTSSSSSVPPSPRQGERQFSPNGFLRQPNPRHQSQDSLLHPTDGSSPISSYGEPLPRSPRVKSGTASVPSSPRLGRRIYSNGKAISDSRQRKYSTGSLNSLGMHSRSLPRLHNPADPPILSLPPHLQRAGRSSAAAARRSLSSLEQPPDVTVPASMPNTPRRASLASLSSLGVDVDGPSLDLSFAEQRLSFGKGGLTAGQRVGSITSLNGKEELRDYHQHQRDERLREQKVHQLENQRLETIMSLCTGFTQVEPAGSAVSDLQKINKELEKLQVSDDDSVFTDSPGSAAPDAGFGSGRQQNAYRDLHSPALSLNCSVPSPSSHHRVKVLESVQLKQEVTHIEEERIQVVNNIEELEQKIKDLDNQMEESVREMEVECALLEGEQESEMAQLEKENDLLAQLKGNIHSNEKINHTEKAQERLATLKKQSSQMTLQSQQEREDFEREKNNLLVMLQKERDKLASLDGKYAELSEKQNLANSNGAIKEHMQSTKERRQSGKENSVHLSDDGSSKRSQQPVTPYGRTIGRTLPPKAHPPLSQSSSCGSVIPQCLSFTPRDLSSRCLPKPGNRQAHVNDGIHGRQRKSDFCSRMLSEPNVFLDSLSYPDNHRASDTVSVDSSDSMETSFSACSPDNISSASMGNMAKLEEMERLLREAQVEKLRLLEHREREMEIRRHALEEERRRREDLEKRLQEETNRRQKLVEREVKLREKQRSQSRLLTRYLPMRTDDYDLHCHIEAAGHNPDACFHLAITDKTCRGFLVKMGGKIKTWKKRWFVFDQNRRTLTYYADKHETKMKGVIYFQAIEEVYYDHLKNAHKSPNPSLTFSVKTHDRVYYMVAPSPEAMRIWMDVIVTGAEGHMHFMV, from the exons ATGCTTCCTCAAAGGGCGGCTGTGGGCACGCTACGTTACAACTCAG ACTGCGTGAAGATGGAGCCCAACGGCAGCGGGTCGATGGGTGGCCCTTTACTCAGGGCTTCTCGCTCCAAGGCTGAGCTCCAGGAACTGATGGAAACGCTGCAACGCAGGAAGAGCGCTCTAGAAGCCAGTCTGAGGGCAGCTGAGTGCAACCGCAAGTATTTCAACATGCCTTCCTCCGGGGGAGCCCAGTCCAAGCGTCCGCTATCCGTCCTCGGAAACGCCGAACATCAGGCGTCCCCCTCGAGAACCTTCTCTTACAtgaccagcagcagcagcagcgtgCCGCCATCCCCTCGCCAGGGTGAGCGTCAGTTTAGCCCCAATGGCTTCCTGCGCCAACCCAACCCTCGCCACCAGTCGCAAGACAGTCTGCTCCACCCTACAGATGGAAGTTCTCCCATCTCCTCTTACGGAGAACCTCTACCTCGGTCTCCTAGGGTCAAGAGCGGCACAGCCAGCGTGCCCTCCAGCCCCCGATTGGGCCGGAGAATCTACTCGAATGGAAAAGCCATAAGCGATTCCAGACAGAGAAAATACTCAACGGGTTCTCTCAACAGTCTGGGCATGCACAGCCGTTCGCTACCCCGCCTCCACAATCCTGCAGATCCTCCTATTTTATCGTTGCCGCCTCATCTCCAGAGAGCGGGACGCTCGTCGGCGGCTGCGGCTCGACGCAGTCTTTCGTCCCTGGAACAACCGCCGGATGTGACTGTACCGGCGAGCATGCCCAATACGCCCCGAAGGGCCAGCCTGGCCTCCCTGAGCTCTCTCGGGGTCGACGTAGACGGACCGAGCTTAGACCTGAGCTTTGCAGAGCAAAGGTTATCATTTGGGAAAGGTGGCTTGACTGCCGGACAACGGGTGGGAAGCATCACTTCTTTGAATGGGAAAGAGGAGTTAAGGGATTACCATCAGCACCAAAGAGACGAGAGACTCCGGGAGCAGAAAGTGCACCAATTG GAGAACCAGCGGCTGGAAACGATCATGAGCCTGTGTACGGGGTTCACACAGGTGGAGCCCGCGGGTTCAGCAGTTTCCGACTTGCAGAAGATCAATAAGGAGTTGGAGAAGCTGCAGGTTTCAGATGACGACTCGGTTTTCACCGACTCTCCCGGCAGCGCGGCTCCAGACGCTGGCTTCGGCAGCGGTCGTCAGCAAAACGCTTACCGAGATCTTCATTCGCCAGCTCTGAGTCTTAACTGCAGCGTCCCCTCGCCGTCAAGCCACCACAGAGTCAAG GTGTTGGAGAGTGTACAGCTGAAGCAAGAAGTAACACACATTGAAGAGGAAAGGATCCAGGTTGTAAACAACATTGAGGAGCTGGAACAGAAGATTAAAGACCTGGACAACCAGATGGAGGAGTCTGTGAGAGAG ATGGAGGTTGAGTGTGCATTACTTGAAGGGGAACAAGAATCAGAGATGGCGCAGCTGGAGAAAGAAAATGACCTTTTGGCGCAACTTAAAGGAAATATTCACAGTAATGAGAAGATTAACCACACTGAGAAAGCACAG GAGAGACTTGCCACATTGAAGAAGCAGTCTTCCCAGATGACTTTACAATCCCAGCAGGAAAGAGAAGactttgaaagagaaaaaaacaatctgcTCGTCATGCTGCAGAAG GAAAGAGACAAGCTGGCGTCTTTGGACGGAAAGTATGCAGAGCTGTCTGAGAAGCAGAACTTGGCTAACAGCAACGGGGCCATCAAAGAG CACATGCAGTCCACCAAGGAAAGGCGGCAAAGCGGAAAGGAAAACTCCGTCCATCTGAGTGACGACGGAAGTTCTAAGAGGAGCCAGCAGCCGGTCACTCCCTACGGCCGAACTATAGGACGCACCTTGCCACCAAAG GCCCATCCGCCTTTGTCGCAAAGCTCCAGCTGCGGCAGCGTCATCCCGCAATGTCTCAGCTTCACCCCTCGAGACCTGAGCTCTCGTTGCTTGCCAAAAC CGGGCAACAGGCAAGCACACGTGAATGACGGCATACACGGCCGACAAAGAAAAAGTGACTTTTGCAGTCGGATGCTCTCCGAGCCAAATGTTTTTCTGGATTCCCTGTCGTACCCTGACAACCACCGGGCTTCCGACACAGTCAGCGTGGACAGCTCTGACAGCATGGAGACCAGCTTCTCTGCATGTTCTCCTGATAACATATCCAG CGCCAGTATGGGAAATATGGCCAAGCTTGAAGAGATGGAGCGTTTACTAAGAGAGGCACAGGTGGAAAAGCTCAGACTGCTTGAGCACAGG GAACGTGAGATGGAAATACGCCGGCACGCTTTGGAAGAGGAGCGACGACGGAGGGAGGATCTGGAAAAACGGTTGCAGGAGGAAACCAACAGGAGGCAGAAACTGGTGGAGAGGGAGGTGAAGCTCAGGGAAAAACAACGATCACAG TCCCGACTCCTGACACGTTACTTACCCATGAGGACAGACGACTATGACCTTCACTGTCACATTGAGGCGGCAGGTCACAATCCAGACGCTTGTTTCCATCTGGCCATCACTGACAAAACATGCAGGGGCTTCCTTGTAAAAATGGGAGGAAAAATAAAGACTTGGAAGAAGCGCTGGTTTGTGTTTGACCAAAATCGGAGAACACTCACTTACTATGCAG ATAAACACGAAACCAAAATGAAGGGGGTCATTTACTTTCAGGCGATAGAGGAAGTGTACTATGATCACTTGAAGAATGCACACAAA AGTCCCAACCCCTCGTTGACCTTTAGTGTGAAGACACATGATCGGGTCTACTACATGGTGGCCCCATCCCCTGAAGCCATGCGTATATGGATGGACGTTATTGTGACAGGCGCGGAGGGACACATGCACTTCATGGTGTAA
- the LOC144212191 gene encoding pleckstrin homology-like domain family B member 2 isoform X3: MEPNGSGSMGGPLLRASRSKAELQELMETLQRRKSALEASLRAAECNRKYFNMPSSGGAQSKRPLSVLGNAEHQASPSRTFSYMTSSSSSVPPSPRQGERQFSPNGFLRQPNPRHQSQDSLLHPTDGSSPISSYGEPLPRSPRVKSGTASVPSSPRLGRRIYSNGKAISDSRQRKYSTGSLNSLGMHSRSLPRLHNPADPPILSLPPHLQRAGRSSAAAARRSLSSLEQPPDVTVPASMPNTPRRASLASLSSLGVDVDGPSLDLSFAEQRLSFGKGGLTAGQRVGSITSLNGKEELRDYHQHQRDERLREQKVHQLENQRLETIMSLCTGFTQVEPAGSAVSDLQKINKELEKLQVSDDDSVFTDSPGSAAPDAGFGSGRQQNAYRDLHSPALSLNCSVPSPSSHHRVKVLESVQLKQEVTHIEEERIQVVNNIEELEQKIKDLDNQMEESVREMEVECALLEGEQESEMAQLEKENDLLAQLKGNIHSNEKINHTEKAQEAEEQGKSLEELEFQKLEREFDQDEEKENQCQLQREIADCQRHTVTRKERLATLKKQSSQMTLQSQQEREDFEREKNNLLVMLQKERDKLASLDGKYAELSEKQNLANSNGAIKEHMQSTKERRQSGKENSVHLSDDGSSKRSQQPVTPYGRTIGRTLPPKAHPPLSQSSSCGSVIPQCLSFTPRDLSSRCLPKPGNRQAHVNDGIHGRQRKSDFCSRMLSEPNVFLDSLSYPDNHRASDTVSVDSSDSMETSFSACSPDNISSASMGNMAKLEEMERLLREAQVEKLRLLEHREREMEIRRHALEEERRRREDLEKRLQEETNRRQKLVEREVKLREKQRSQSRLLTRYLPMRTDDYDLHCHIEAAGHNPDACFHLAITDKTCRGFLVKMGGKIKTWKKRWFVFDQNRRTLTYYADKHETKMKGVIYFQAIEEVYYDHLKNAHKSPNPSLTFSVKTHDRVYYMVAPSPEAMRIWMDVIVTGAEGHMHFMV, encoded by the exons ATGGAGCCCAACGGCAGCGGGTCGATGGGTGGCCCTTTACTCAGGGCTTCTCGCTCCAAGGCTGAGCTCCAGGAACTGATGGAAACGCTGCAACGCAGGAAGAGCGCTCTAGAAGCCAGTCTGAGGGCAGCTGAGTGCAACCGCAAGTATTTCAACATGCCTTCCTCCGGGGGAGCCCAGTCCAAGCGTCCGCTATCCGTCCTCGGAAACGCCGAACATCAGGCGTCCCCCTCGAGAACCTTCTCTTACAtgaccagcagcagcagcagcgtgCCGCCATCCCCTCGCCAGGGTGAGCGTCAGTTTAGCCCCAATGGCTTCCTGCGCCAACCCAACCCTCGCCACCAGTCGCAAGACAGTCTGCTCCACCCTACAGATGGAAGTTCTCCCATCTCCTCTTACGGAGAACCTCTACCTCGGTCTCCTAGGGTCAAGAGCGGCACAGCCAGCGTGCCCTCCAGCCCCCGATTGGGCCGGAGAATCTACTCGAATGGAAAAGCCATAAGCGATTCCAGACAGAGAAAATACTCAACGGGTTCTCTCAACAGTCTGGGCATGCACAGCCGTTCGCTACCCCGCCTCCACAATCCTGCAGATCCTCCTATTTTATCGTTGCCGCCTCATCTCCAGAGAGCGGGACGCTCGTCGGCGGCTGCGGCTCGACGCAGTCTTTCGTCCCTGGAACAACCGCCGGATGTGACTGTACCGGCGAGCATGCCCAATACGCCCCGAAGGGCCAGCCTGGCCTCCCTGAGCTCTCTCGGGGTCGACGTAGACGGACCGAGCTTAGACCTGAGCTTTGCAGAGCAAAGGTTATCATTTGGGAAAGGTGGCTTGACTGCCGGACAACGGGTGGGAAGCATCACTTCTTTGAATGGGAAAGAGGAGTTAAGGGATTACCATCAGCACCAAAGAGACGAGAGACTCCGGGAGCAGAAAGTGCACCAATTG GAGAACCAGCGGCTGGAAACGATCATGAGCCTGTGTACGGGGTTCACACAGGTGGAGCCCGCGGGTTCAGCAGTTTCCGACTTGCAGAAGATCAATAAGGAGTTGGAGAAGCTGCAGGTTTCAGATGACGACTCGGTTTTCACCGACTCTCCCGGCAGCGCGGCTCCAGACGCTGGCTTCGGCAGCGGTCGTCAGCAAAACGCTTACCGAGATCTTCATTCGCCAGCTCTGAGTCTTAACTGCAGCGTCCCCTCGCCGTCAAGCCACCACAGAGTCAAG GTGTTGGAGAGTGTACAGCTGAAGCAAGAAGTAACACACATTGAAGAGGAAAGGATCCAGGTTGTAAACAACATTGAGGAGCTGGAACAGAAGATTAAAGACCTGGACAACCAGATGGAGGAGTCTGTGAGAGAG ATGGAGGTTGAGTGTGCATTACTTGAAGGGGAACAAGAATCAGAGATGGCGCAGCTGGAGAAAGAAAATGACCTTTTGGCGCAACTTAAAGGAAATATTCACAGTAATGAGAAGATTAACCACACTGAGAAAGCACAG GAAGCAGAGGAGCAAGGGAAAAGTTTGGAAGAATTGGAGTTTCAGAAATTGGAAAGAGAGTTTGACCAGGATGAGGAAAAGGAAAATCAGTGTCAGTTACAAAGAGAAATTGCTGACTGTCAGCGCCACACGGTTACACGCAAG GAGAGACTTGCCACATTGAAGAAGCAGTCTTCCCAGATGACTTTACAATCCCAGCAGGAAAGAGAAGactttgaaagagaaaaaaacaatctgcTCGTCATGCTGCAGAAG GAAAGAGACAAGCTGGCGTCTTTGGACGGAAAGTATGCAGAGCTGTCTGAGAAGCAGAACTTGGCTAACAGCAACGGGGCCATCAAAGAG CACATGCAGTCCACCAAGGAAAGGCGGCAAAGCGGAAAGGAAAACTCCGTCCATCTGAGTGACGACGGAAGTTCTAAGAGGAGCCAGCAGCCGGTCACTCCCTACGGCCGAACTATAGGACGCACCTTGCCACCAAAG GCCCATCCGCCTTTGTCGCAAAGCTCCAGCTGCGGCAGCGTCATCCCGCAATGTCTCAGCTTCACCCCTCGAGACCTGAGCTCTCGTTGCTTGCCAAAAC CGGGCAACAGGCAAGCACACGTGAATGACGGCATACACGGCCGACAAAGAAAAAGTGACTTTTGCAGTCGGATGCTCTCCGAGCCAAATGTTTTTCTGGATTCCCTGTCGTACCCTGACAACCACCGGGCTTCCGACACAGTCAGCGTGGACAGCTCTGACAGCATGGAGACCAGCTTCTCTGCATGTTCTCCTGATAACATATCCAG CGCCAGTATGGGAAATATGGCCAAGCTTGAAGAGATGGAGCGTTTACTAAGAGAGGCACAGGTGGAAAAGCTCAGACTGCTTGAGCACAGG GAACGTGAGATGGAAATACGCCGGCACGCTTTGGAAGAGGAGCGACGACGGAGGGAGGATCTGGAAAAACGGTTGCAGGAGGAAACCAACAGGAGGCAGAAACTGGTGGAGAGGGAGGTGAAGCTCAGGGAAAAACAACGATCACAG TCCCGACTCCTGACACGTTACTTACCCATGAGGACAGACGACTATGACCTTCACTGTCACATTGAGGCGGCAGGTCACAATCCAGACGCTTGTTTCCATCTGGCCATCACTGACAAAACATGCAGGGGCTTCCTTGTAAAAATGGGAGGAAAAATAAAGACTTGGAAGAAGCGCTGGTTTGTGTTTGACCAAAATCGGAGAACACTCACTTACTATGCAG ATAAACACGAAACCAAAATGAAGGGGGTCATTTACTTTCAGGCGATAGAGGAAGTGTACTATGATCACTTGAAGAATGCACACAAA AGTCCCAACCCCTCGTTGACCTTTAGTGTGAAGACACATGATCGGGTCTACTACATGGTGGCCCCATCCCCTGAAGCCATGCGTATATGGATGGACGTTATTGTGACAGGCGCGGAGGGACACATGCACTTCATGGTGTAA